The following are from one region of the Salvia splendens isolate huo1 chromosome 2, SspV2, whole genome shotgun sequence genome:
- the LOC121784283 gene encoding homeobox-leucine zipper protein HAT3-like — MSSSRDDGLGLSLSLRCPENHSHDSPPPPPPPAAAPFPLNLFRSPLPFMQQHKPSPPEAFYHSTDGNMEARSIFRGIDVNRAITVIDCDEEVMVSSPNSTVSSLSGKRSEREENDGERATSSLEIDDDGGDAAGRKKLRLSKEQAAVLEETFMEHNTLNPKQKTALAKQLNLRPRQVEVWFQNRRARTKLKQTEVDCEYLRRCCENLTEENRRLQKEVSELRALKLSPQFYMNMSPPTTLTMCPQCERVAVSSSSSAAHHHHQKPPPPR, encoded by the exons AGCCTGAGATGCCCGGAGAATCACAGTCATgattctcctcctcctccgccgcctcccGCCGCCGCCCCTTTTCCGTTGAATCTGTTTAGGTCTCCTCTGCCCTTTATGCAGCAGCATAAACCCTCACCACCTGAAGCTTTTTACCATTCTACTG ATGGGAATATGGAGGCGAGGTCAATATTCCGAGGAATCGATGTGAACAGGGCGATAACAGTGATCGACTGCGACGAGGAGGTGATGGTTTCTTCCCCCAACAGCACGGTGTCGAGCCTCAGCGGGAAGAGGAGCGAGAGGGAGGAAAACGACGGAGAGAGGGCAACCAGCTCCCTCGAGATCGACGACGACGGAGGCGACGCCGCCGGCAGAAAGAAGCTCCGCCTCTCCAAGGAGCAGGCCGCCGTCCTTGAAGAGACCTTCATGGAACACAACACTCTCAATCCG AAGCAGAAAACGGCTTTGGCGAAGCAGCTGAATCTGAGGCCGAGGCAGGTGGAGGTGTGGTTCCAGAACAGAAGGGCGAGGACAAAGCTCAAACAAACGGAGGTGGACTGTGAGTATCTGCGGCGGTGCTGTGAGAATCTGACGGAGGAGAACAGGCGGCTGCAGAAGGAGGTGAGTGAGCTGAGGGCGTTGAAGCTTTCCCCTCAATTCTACATGAACATGAGCCCTCCCACCACCCTCACCATGTGCCCCCAGTGCGAGCGCGTCGCcgtctcctcctcctcctccgccgcccaccaccaccaccagaaacCGCCGCCGCCGAGATAA
- the LOC121784265 gene encoding phosphatidylglycerophosphate phosphatase PTPMT2-like isoform X1 — MYIEELKEGDFECGEQQVCGDLCEGDLVVWDPKRLLVGAGARALFYPTLLYNVVWNKIQSEFRWWDRVDEYVLLGAVPFPTDVPRLKALGVGGVVTLNESYETLVPSSLYHDHGIDHLLIPTRDYLFAPSQRNICQAVEFIHGNALCGKTTYVHCKAGRGRSTTIVLCYLVKHKEMTPGAAFEYVRSIRPRVLLASSQRQGVEDYYHGLKKSGGESLVVNAPITTLSLPETEGDDAEEFDENSLVLITESDLDGYEENHESGEAGEKMMSEINLACKVQFVSQAAISRLSSYLWVRCQTGPGGVWGWTYMFIDGG, encoded by the exons ATGTATATTGAGGAATTGAAAGAGGGGGATTTTGAGTGCGGTGAGCAGCAAGTGTGTGGTGATCTTTGTGAAGGTGATTTAGTCGTTTGGGACCCGAAAAGGCTCTTGGTAGGGGCGGGTGCTCGTGCTCTTTTCTATCCAACATTGTTGTATAATGTTGTCTGGAATAAGATTCAGTCCGAGTTCCGGTGGTGGGATAGGGTTGATGAG TATGTTTTGCTAGGAGCTGTTCCATTTCCAACTGATGTGCCACGCTTGAAAGCTCTTGGCGTAGGCGGGGTTGTTACTTTAAATGAATCATATGAGACTTTAGTTCCCAGTTCACTGTATCAT GATCACGGCATTGACCACTTGCTGATTCCCACAAGAGATTACCTTTTTGCTCCCTCGCAAAGGAATATATGCCAAGCTGTAGAATTTATCCATG GCAATGCACTTTGTGGAAAAACTACATATGTTCACTGTAAGGCTGGCCGAGGACGCAGCACTACAATCGTTCTCTGTTACCTT GTTAAACACAAGGAAATGACACCGGGAGCTGCATTTGAGTATGTGAGATCCATCCGGCCAAGGGTCTTGTTGGCCTCCTCCCAGCGGCAG GGTGTTGAAGATTATTACCATGGGTTGAAAAAATCTGGGGGCGAGAGTCTTGTGGTAAATGCTCCAATAACAACTTTGAGCTTACCCGAGACTGAGGGAGACGATGCGGAAGAGTTTGACGAGAACTCATTGGTGTTGATCACTGAATCAGACCTTGATGGATACGAAGAAAACCACGAATCTGGGGAAGCCGGCGAGAAGATGATGAGTGAAATAAACCTTGCTTGTAAGGTGCAGTTTGTGAGCCAAGCAGCTATATCAAGGCTGTCGTCGTACCTGTGGGTTCGTTGCCAGACGGGTCCAGGAGGAGTGTGGGGGTGGACATACATGTTTATTGATGGAGGGTGA
- the LOC121784265 gene encoding phosphatidylglycerophosphate phosphatase PTPMT1-like isoform X2, which translates to MYIEELKEGDFECGEQQVCGDLCEGDLVVWDPKRLLVGAGARALFYPTLLYNVVWNKIQSEFRWWDRVDEDHGIDHLLIPTRDYLFAPSQRNICQAVEFIHGNALCGKTTYVHCKAGRGRSTTIVLCYLVKHKEMTPGAAFEYVRSIRPRVLLASSQRQGVEDYYHGLKKSGGESLVVNAPITTLSLPETEGDDAEEFDENSLVLITESDLDGYEENHESGEAGEKMMSEINLACKVQFVSQAAISRLSSYLWVRCQTGPGGVWGWTYMFIDGG; encoded by the exons ATGTATATTGAGGAATTGAAAGAGGGGGATTTTGAGTGCGGTGAGCAGCAAGTGTGTGGTGATCTTTGTGAAGGTGATTTAGTCGTTTGGGACCCGAAAAGGCTCTTGGTAGGGGCGGGTGCTCGTGCTCTTTTCTATCCAACATTGTTGTATAATGTTGTCTGGAATAAGATTCAGTCCGAGTTCCGGTGGTGGGATAGGGTTGATGAG GATCACGGCATTGACCACTTGCTGATTCCCACAAGAGATTACCTTTTTGCTCCCTCGCAAAGGAATATATGCCAAGCTGTAGAATTTATCCATG GCAATGCACTTTGTGGAAAAACTACATATGTTCACTGTAAGGCTGGCCGAGGACGCAGCACTACAATCGTTCTCTGTTACCTT GTTAAACACAAGGAAATGACACCGGGAGCTGCATTTGAGTATGTGAGATCCATCCGGCCAAGGGTCTTGTTGGCCTCCTCCCAGCGGCAG GGTGTTGAAGATTATTACCATGGGTTGAAAAAATCTGGGGGCGAGAGTCTTGTGGTAAATGCTCCAATAACAACTTTGAGCTTACCCGAGACTGAGGGAGACGATGCGGAAGAGTTTGACGAGAACTCATTGGTGTTGATCACTGAATCAGACCTTGATGGATACGAAGAAAACCACGAATCTGGGGAAGCCGGCGAGAAGATGATGAGTGAAATAAACCTTGCTTGTAAGGTGCAGTTTGTGAGCCAAGCAGCTATATCAAGGCTGTCGTCGTACCTGTGGGTTCGTTGCCAGACGGGTCCAGGAGGAGTGTGGGGGTGGACATACATGTTTATTGATGGAGGGTGA
- the LOC121784274 gene encoding peptidyl-prolyl cis-trans isomerase FKBP20-2, chloroplastic-like isoform X2 gives MGRRLFFTFLAGSGAMSAALPSSGKTKKQTPFDERRLLEQNKRIQRENNVPDDFPSFLREGFQVRVVAPDYYVTHGSGLVLWDIASGQGDCPKDGQQVTFHYVGYNESGRRIDSTYLQGSPAKVRLGTNGLIPGFEEGIKDMKPGGKRRIIVPPELGPPVGPSTFFSSKQYEVFDIELLSIQDCTRRTIGFYSDVVCS, from the exons ATGGGTAGGAGGCTCTTCTTCACTTTCCTTGCTGGATCAGGTGCCATGTCGGCAGCATTGCCATCCTCCGGGAAGACAAAGAAGCAGACCCCGTTCGATGAGAGACGCCTGCTTGAGCAGAACAAGCGCATTCAGAGGGAGAATAACGTGCCCGATGACTTCCCGAGTTTTCTCAGAGAag GTTTCCAGGTTAGAGTAGTGGCACCGGACTACTATGTTACGCATGGCTCAGGCCTGGTGTTGTGGGATATTGCATCCGGCCAAGGTGATTGCCCTAAGGATGGCCAGCAG GTGACGTTTCACTATGTTGGCTACAATGAGTCGGGGAGACGTATAGACAGCACGTACTTGCAAGGCTCTCCTGCCAAAGTTCGACTTGGTACTAATGGATTAATCCCAG GATTCGAGGAAGGAATCAAAGACATGAAGCCGGGAGGGAAACGGAGGATAATCGTCCCTCCAGAGCTAGGTCCACCA GTTGGACCTTCCACTTTTTTCAGCTCCAAGCAGTATGAAGTTTTTGATATAGAATTGCTAAGCATCCAAGATTGCACGAGGAGGACGATTGGCTTTTATTCCGATGTTGTTTGTTCTTGA
- the LOC121760135 gene encoding uncharacterized protein LOC121760135, which produces MAPAAPPPPNFSPFTPPPSKSDSNALFKSLIIVFLLLAIPLFPSQAPAFIPPPVFAGFWEIIHLLFIGITVSYGLFARRASQFVPDKSADARTDAYLSGISHITSIFDHGYENDMLPDNYANCGDYQLLGSDECVVVPSGAKIRSLVRDGEDEGGGDQAWHSRYTKGESLVVVSNAKCFVGGSSDFKPLNLPIRSLRSRAMDSTDRDSDKQEFKKGNEFSCNKYEAKGNDDSLRRLLGDQRAQSLGARDRGGWKMRMMFPSYLFIVGLTLLGNLSLSISSLGGHFVVGSFRVLLRSSKVENLERERVFAASHSKADSIDSDPFSNSASSDMDSVGDLENSLESSSVEEEVRKGKQAIESLESDVKSSPLSKVPARAKSVRTIKPKRYDVNQKEHCPNRGEGRVGRRFIKSEAVNSLIKGREELEIPPDHQNQEYGRIFSMPKPKPTLPEVQSEEKHDVDELSSTKSVDGEIGFDKTSAKDETRPSIDTDGELGSEVDRKADEFIAKFREQIRRQKASTSSVEGHSGW; this is translated from the exons ATGGCACCAGCAGCACCGCCCCCGCCCAATTTCTCTCCCTTCACACCTCCACCAAGTAAGTCCGATTCAAACGCCCTCTTCAAATCCCTCATTATCGTCTTTCTCCTTCTCGCCATTCCGCTCTTTCCTTCCCAAGCCCCCGCCTTCATCCCTCCTCCCGTCTTCGCCGGTTTCTGGGAGATCATCCACCTCCTCTTCATCGGAATCACCGTCTCCTACGGCCTCTTCGCCAGACGAGCTTCTCAATTCGTCCCTGATAAATCTGCGGATGCCAGAACCGACGCCTATTTATCCGGGATTTCTCACATTACTTCAATTTTCGACCATGGGTATGAAAATGATATGTTGCCTGATAATTATGCTAATTGTGGTGATTATCAGCTATTAGGAAGTGATGAATGTGTAGTAGTTCCTAGTGGTGCAAAGATTAGATCTTTAGTGCGGGATGGTGAGGATGAGGGGGGTGGGGATCAAGCCTGGCACTCGCGTTATACGAAAGGTGAATCTTTGGTAGTTGTCTCTAATGCTAAGTGTTTTGTTGGTGGAAGCTCTGATTTTAAGCCATTGAATTTGCCTATTAGGAGTTTGAGGTCAAGAGCTATGGATAGTACTGATAGAGATAGTGATAAGCAAGAATTCAAGAAAGGAAATGAGTTTAGTTGTAACAAATATGAGGCTAAGGGAAATGATGATa GTTTGAGGAGGTTGCTGGGCGATCAACGAGCCCAATCCCTTGGTGCTCGCGATCGGGGAGGGTGGAAGATGAGGATGATGTTTCCAAGCTACCTGTTCATAGTAGGCCTCACTCTGTTGGGGAATTTGAGTTTGAGCATCTCAAGTCTAGGAGGCCACTTCGTGGTTGGAAGTTTTCGAGTACTCTTGAGAAGCTCGAAAGTAGAAAATTTGGAGAGGGAAAGGGTGTTTGCTGCCTCACATTCGAAAGCAGACTCCATAGATTCTGACCCCTTTAGCAATAGTGCTTCTTCAGACATGGACAGTGTTGGGGATTTGGAAAACAGCCTTGAAAGCTCTAGTGTTGAAGAGGAAGTGAGGAAAGGTAAACAAGCTATTGAATCTTTGGAAAGTGATGTGAAGTCATCACCCCTTTCTAAGGTTCCAGCGAGAGCTAAGTCGGTTAGGACAATCAAACCAAAGAGATACGACGTAAATCAGAAGGAGCATTGCCCTAATCGAGGTGAAGGCAGGGTTGGGAGGAGGTTTATCAAATCCGAAGCAGTGAATTCTTTGATTAAAGGAAGAGAAGAACTGGAAATTCCCCCTGACCATCAAAACCAAGAATATGGTCGCATATTCTCTATGCCGAAGCCAAAACCAACTCTTCCTGAGGTCCAGAGTGAAGAGAAACATGATGTTGATGAACTTAGTTCTACTAAGTCTGTAGATGGAGAGATAGGGTTTGACAAGACTTCGGCCAAGGATGAAACTAGACCTAGCATTGACACTGATGGCGAACTTGGGAGTGAAGTTGATAGAAAGGCTGATGAGTTTATAGCCAAGTTCAGAGAGCAAATAAGGCGCCAGAAGGCTTCGACTTCATCTGTGGAAGGTCACAGTGGCTGGTAG
- the LOC121784274 gene encoding peptidyl-prolyl cis-trans isomerase FKBP20-2, chloroplastic-like isoform X1, whose translation MNFLSSSLPSTPNYFPCNTLVIYQSHGSSWPQTRAPSCACQIDQGKMGRRLFFTFLAGSGAMSAALPSSGKTKKQTPFDERRLLEQNKRIQRENNVPDDFPSFLREGFQVRVVAPDYYVTHGSGLVLWDIASGQGDCPKDGQQVTFHYVGYNESGRRIDSTYLQGSPAKVRLGTNGLIPGFEEGIKDMKPGGKRRIIVPPELGPPVGPSTFFSSKQYEVFDIELLSIQDCTRRTIGFYSDVVCS comes from the exons ATgaatttcctttcttcatcattgccCTCCACTCCTAATTATTTTCCTT GTAATACTCTTGTAATCTATCAATCCCATGGATCCTCTTGGCCTCAAACCAGAGCACCATCTTGTGCCTGCCAAAT AGACCAGGGGAAAATGGGTAGGAGGCTCTTCTTCACTTTCCTTGCTGGATCAGGTGCCATGTCGGCAGCATTGCCATCCTCCGGGAAGACAAAGAAGCAGACCCCGTTCGATGAGAGACGCCTGCTTGAGCAGAACAAGCGCATTCAGAGGGAGAATAACGTGCCCGATGACTTCCCGAGTTTTCTCAGAGAag GTTTCCAGGTTAGAGTAGTGGCACCGGACTACTATGTTACGCATGGCTCAGGCCTGGTGTTGTGGGATATTGCATCCGGCCAAGGTGATTGCCCTAAGGATGGCCAGCAG GTGACGTTTCACTATGTTGGCTACAATGAGTCGGGGAGACGTATAGACAGCACGTACTTGCAAGGCTCTCCTGCCAAAGTTCGACTTGGTACTAATGGATTAATCCCAG GATTCGAGGAAGGAATCAAAGACATGAAGCCGGGAGGGAAACGGAGGATAATCGTCCCTCCAGAGCTAGGTCCACCA GTTGGACCTTCCACTTTTTTCAGCTCCAAGCAGTATGAAGTTTTTGATATAGAATTGCTAAGCATCCAAGATTGCACGAGGAGGACGATTGGCTTTTATTCCGATGTTGTTTGTTCTTGA